One segment of Marvinbryantia formatexigens DSM 14469 DNA contains the following:
- a CDS encoding flavin reductase family protein — protein sequence MSVRKNFGAKPFLFPQPVLIIGTYDENGKANAMNAAWGGIVGRDEIIIDLSRHKTTENLLVTRAFTVSAADAEHMVACDYVGLVSGSKEPDKMEKAGFTTTKSSFVNAPVINELPVTLECELVKVIDDSKYLGRIVNVSVDERVLGEDGEISLDLFSPIIFDTVHYGYYRLGERVGNAFKDGAQLK from the coding sequence ATGTCAGTAAGAAAAAATTTTGGAGCAAAACCGTTTCTTTTCCCACAGCCGGTTCTGATTATCGGTACTTATGATGAAAATGGGAAGGCAAATGCCATGAACGCCGCCTGGGGCGGCATCGTGGGCAGGGATGAGATTATCATCGACCTCTCCAGACATAAGACCACGGAAAACCTTCTGGTGACCAGAGCATTTACTGTGAGTGCGGCAGATGCAGAGCATATGGTTGCCTGTGATTACGTGGGGCTTGTATCTGGAAGCAAGGAGCCGGATAAAATGGAGAAAGCAGGCTTTACCACGACAAAAAGCAGCTTTGTCAACGCTCCGGTTATCAACGAGCTTCCGGTAACTCTGGAATGTGAGCTTGTGAAAGTGATTGACGATAGTAAGTATCTGGGACGAATCGTCAATGTCAGCGTGGATGAACGGGTACTTGGCGAGGACGGAGAAATCAGTCTGGATCTGTTCAGTCCGATTATTTTCGATACGGTGCATTATGGTTACTACAGACTGGGCGAACGCGTTGGCAATGCTTTCAAAGACGGAGCGCAGTTGAAATAA
- a CDS encoding alpha/beta hydrolase, translated as MKQAMAMGILAVLFMTALTARGNSAESDDSQEGQDMTTNAMDGEYEQKDMEGALATGLYIVDTPISDVISDPVFGDYGRLIFPVDDWYYSGDTLGDLHLTYYTNIDPEETVKIANYMKEHAALGDTIFYEIYTEEEKAADPEKEDTGLFFFKGTPGERFAVCNAGGAFAYVGAMQDSFPHALELSRRGYNAFALIYRPGAQTACEDLARAIQFIFEHAEELEVNTDGYSLWGGSAGARMAAWVGSYGTAVFGAEDLPQPAAVIMQYTGLSEYSKSDPATFATVGESDGIASWRTMKQRLDGMSALGIDTEFHSYPGLSHGFGLGTGTVAEGWLDEAVAFWQRQLQ; from the coding sequence ATGAAGCAGGCGATGGCAATGGGAATTCTGGCTGTTCTTTTTATGACGGCGCTGACTGCACGTGGAAATTCAGCCGAATCGGATGATTCCCAGGAGGGGCAGGATATGACAACGAACGCGATGGATGGGGAATATGAGCAAAAGGATATGGAAGGGGCATTGGCGACCGGTCTTTATATTGTTGATACCCCTATATCTGATGTCATAAGTGACCCTGTTTTCGGGGACTATGGCAGGCTTATCTTTCCGGTGGACGACTGGTACTATAGTGGAGACACGCTGGGTGATCTGCATCTGACCTATTACACGAATATTGACCCGGAGGAAACTGTGAAAATCGCGAATTATATGAAGGAACACGCCGCTTTGGGGGATACCATTTTTTATGAAATTTACACAGAGGAAGAGAAGGCGGCTGACCCGGAAAAAGAAGATACCGGGCTGTTTTTCTTTAAGGGGACACCGGGTGAACGATTCGCCGTCTGCAATGCGGGCGGGGCGTTTGCCTATGTGGGAGCCATGCAGGACAGCTTTCCCCACGCGCTGGAGCTTTCCAGACGGGGATATAACGCCTTTGCACTGATTTACCGGCCCGGTGCACAGACTGCCTGTGAAGATCTGGCGCGGGCGATTCAGTTTATTTTTGAACACGCGGAAGAACTGGAAGTAAACACAGACGGCTATTCCCTGTGGGGCGGCAGCGCCGGGGCCAGAATGGCGGCGTGGGTCGGTTCCTATGGAACGGCGGTCTTTGGCGCGGAAGACTTGCCCCAGCCCGCGGCAGTTATCATGCAATATACCGGTCTTAGCGAATACAGCAAAAGCGACCCGGCAACCTTTGCGACGGTGGGAGAAAGCGACGGCATTGCCAGCTGGCGGACGATGAAGCAGCGGCTTGACGGCATGAGCGCTCTGGGAATCGACACGGAATTTCATTCCTATCCGGGGCTTTCTCATGGTTTTGGTCTGGGAACCGGCACGGTGGCGGAGGGGTGGCTTGATGAGGCCGTTGCATTCTGGCAAAGGCAATTACAGTAA
- a CDS encoding ABC transporter ATP-binding protein: protein MLALFSRILKLSGRYKGRIQGAFVCAFLESILAKMPVFLAFLVLSGFYQKTLTKAGCLYIGLALAAVVVLQALVHYLCDRLQSAAGYMIFADKRMELGGHLGKLPMGYFTSGNIGKISSVLGTDMVFIEEAAMSTLGNMMSYMLSAFILLVFMFFLDWRPGLIAAAVTLLASVIAKGMNKVSLKEAAGRQDQSEHLTDAVLSFAEGIGVIKSYNLIGEKSEELTGNFRRSRDTSLAFERKMTPWTRGLNILYAVGIAAIFALSVQLQLSGGLSLPYLCGVLLFVFDLFSPLKALYGEASRLTVMNAALDRIEAVLNETELPDKGTAHIPSESSGSPEICFDHVTFAYEDKEVLHNISFSMQKNTMTALVGPSGGGKSTIANLLARFWDVKSGKVTIRGTDIRDVPLAELMEQISMVFQRVYLFQDTIYNNISMGKPDAAEKEIYEAAKKARCYDFIMALPDGFQTVVGEGGATLSGGEKQRISIARCILKDAPIIILDEATASVDTDNESYIQEAINELVKGKTLLVIAHRLNTIREADQILVISDGRISEQGTHDELMEKDGIYRDFVDIRKKF from the coding sequence ATGCTGGCATTGTTTTCAAGGATTCTGAAACTCTCCGGCAGGTATAAAGGCCGGATTCAGGGAGCGTTCGTATGTGCTTTTCTGGAATCTATACTTGCAAAAATGCCTGTCTTTCTGGCGTTTCTCGTACTCTCCGGGTTCTATCAGAAAACATTGACCAAAGCCGGCTGCCTTTATATCGGGCTTGCTCTTGCTGCCGTGGTGGTTTTGCAGGCGCTCGTTCATTATCTCTGTGACCGTCTGCAGAGCGCCGCCGGATATATGATTTTTGCCGATAAGCGTATGGAGCTTGGCGGGCATCTTGGCAAATTGCCTATGGGGTATTTTACATCCGGCAATATCGGAAAAATCAGCTCTGTACTTGGCACCGATATGGTGTTCATTGAAGAAGCTGCCATGAGTACGCTGGGAAATATGATGAGCTATATGCTCTCTGCTTTTATTTTGCTGGTATTTATGTTCTTTCTGGACTGGCGGCCTGGTCTGATCGCGGCTGCTGTGACCCTGCTTGCGTCGGTAATTGCAAAAGGAATGAATAAAGTTTCCTTGAAAGAGGCAGCGGGCAGACAGGATCAAAGCGAACATCTGACGGATGCGGTACTCTCTTTTGCGGAGGGAATCGGCGTCATTAAAAGCTATAATCTGATTGGGGAAAAATCAGAAGAACTGACCGGGAATTTCAGACGGTCCAGGGATACATCGCTTGCCTTTGAGCGGAAAATGACCCCGTGGACAAGAGGGCTGAATATCTTATATGCAGTTGGAATTGCCGCGATTTTTGCGCTTTCCGTACAGCTTCAGTTAAGCGGCGGGCTCTCCCTGCCGTACCTTTGTGGAGTGCTGCTTTTTGTTTTTGATTTGTTCAGCCCGCTGAAGGCGCTGTATGGAGAGGCATCCCGCCTGACGGTTATGAACGCTGCGCTGGACCGTATTGAAGCAGTTTTAAATGAAACGGAGCTGCCAGATAAGGGGACAGCGCATATTCCGAGCGAAAGCTCCGGCTCACCGGAAATCTGTTTTGATCATGTGACCTTTGCCTACGAGGACAAGGAAGTCCTGCACAATATCAGCTTTTCCATGCAGAAGAATACCATGACCGCACTTGTGGGACCGTCTGGCGGCGGCAAATCCACGATTGCAAATCTTCTGGCGCGGTTTTGGGATGTAAAATCCGGCAAAGTGACAATCCGCGGGACAGATATCCGGGATGTGCCTCTCGCTGAACTGATGGAACAGATCAGCATGGTTTTCCAGAGGGTGTACCTGTTCCAGGATACCATTTACAATAATATCAGCATGGGAAAACCGGACGCTGCTGAGAAAGAAATCTATGAGGCTGCCAAAAAAGCCCGCTGCTATGATTTTATCATGGCGCTGCCGGATGGATTCCAGACAGTCGTCGGGGAGGGCGGCGCAACTCTGTCCGGCGGGGAAAAGCAGCGAATCTCTATTGCCCGCTGTATTTTGAAGGACGCGCCGATTATTATTCTGGATGAAGCTACTGCAAGTGTCGACACAGACAATGAAAGCTATATCCAGGAGGCAATCAATGAGCTGGTAAAGGGGAAAACATTGCTTGTGATCGCACACCGGCTGAATACTATCCGGGAGGCGGACCAGATTCTGGTGATTTCCGATGGACGAATCAGCGAACAGGGAACTCATGATGAGCTTATGGAAAAGGATGGAATTTATCGGGATTTTGTAGATATAAGGAAGAAATTTTAG
- a CDS encoding ABC transporter ATP-binding protein — MFKKVFEYAGPYRKDLYSATFIVLLSVLMGILPFVLACQIISPLVMGNTIDTGYVTARVAGVLVCLILQAVLYGWGLDVSHKAAYNTLLRLRTSLQKRFEQLPLGFIQDKGTGTIKKLFVDDVDSLEVLLAHSLPEGIANLMIPLAVYIAMFFIDWKLALLSLASVPVSVLAMMMMYSVGMKKMGPYYMAGQKMNNTIIEYVNGMEVVKVFNKDAQSYERFRKDVSDYRDYTLEWYKAAWPWMAVYSSLLPCTIILTLPLGAWFVLCGLSTLPDFILILCLSLSIGVPLLKSLGFLPTMPQLNYKIAALEQVLETAPLRQTEDTFHGMNHDICFDHVTFGYRVNSAGDRRRPEDASCAENAPECRKAQSGADGKPPAAMDAVITDVSFTAKTGQKTALVGESGSGKSTLAKLLIHYYDLQQGTISIGGQDITEMSLEALNSQISYVAQDQYLFNTSLLENIRMGRPGATDEEVLEAAKKAQCMEFLEKLPQGIHSMAGDAGKMLSGGQRQRISLARAILKNAPIVVLDEATAYADPENEEKMEAAIAELVKGKTLFVIAHRLPAIRDAGQICVIEHGRLAAAGTHEELLERCEEYQKLWKASQRSAGWKVTTANPARGYHDVVNSATNKGEEGK; from the coding sequence ATGTTCAAAAAAGTGTTTGAGTATGCCGGACCATACAGGAAAGACTTATACAGCGCAACCTTTATCGTGCTGCTCAGTGTCCTTATGGGGATACTTCCCTTTGTGCTGGCGTGTCAGATAATTTCACCGCTTGTCATGGGCAATACCATTGATACCGGTTATGTGACGGCGCGGGTAGCCGGCGTTCTGGTATGCCTCATCCTGCAGGCGGTTTTATATGGGTGGGGACTGGATGTTTCCCATAAGGCTGCGTACAATACGCTGCTCCGGCTCCGTACCTCTCTGCAGAAAAGATTTGAGCAGCTTCCTCTTGGATTTATCCAGGATAAGGGGACAGGTACGATAAAAAAGCTATTTGTAGATGATGTGGACAGCCTGGAAGTCCTGCTCGCCCACTCCCTGCCGGAGGGAATCGCAAATCTGATGATTCCGCTGGCTGTTTACATTGCCATGTTCTTTATCGACTGGAAGCTGGCGCTTTTATCCCTTGCCTCTGTTCCGGTGAGCGTACTGGCCATGATGATGATGTACTCTGTCGGTATGAAGAAAATGGGACCATACTATATGGCAGGGCAGAAAATGAATAATACCATTATTGAGTACGTTAACGGCATGGAGGTTGTGAAGGTATTCAATAAGGATGCGCAGTCCTATGAGCGCTTTCGCAAAGATGTTTCTGATTATCGGGATTATACGCTGGAATGGTATAAAGCGGCATGGCCGTGGATGGCAGTTTACAGCAGTCTTTTACCCTGTACGATCATTCTCACTTTGCCCTTAGGTGCATGGTTTGTTCTCTGTGGACTTTCGACGCTGCCGGATTTTATATTAATCCTTTGCCTGTCCCTCAGTATTGGTGTCCCTCTGCTGAAATCGCTGGGTTTTTTACCGACCATGCCCCAGCTTAACTATAAAATAGCGGCTTTGGAGCAGGTGTTGGAAACTGCGCCACTCAGGCAGACAGAGGATACTTTTCATGGAATGAATCATGATATTTGCTTTGACCATGTTACATTCGGATACAGGGTGAATTCCGCCGGAGACAGGAGACGCCCGGAGGATGCGTCCTGTGCAGAAAATGCTCCGGAGTGCAGGAAGGCGCAGTCCGGGGCGGACGGAAAACCGCCGGCGGCAATGGATGCAGTTATCACAGATGTCAGCTTTACGGCAAAGACCGGACAAAAAACGGCATTGGTCGGAGAATCCGGTTCCGGCAAAAGTACGCTGGCAAAACTGCTGATTCATTATTATGACCTTCAGCAGGGAACGATTTCCATCGGCGGACAGGACATAACAGAGATGAGCCTGGAGGCGCTGAACAGCCAGATTTCTTATGTGGCGCAGGATCAGTATCTGTTTAATACCTCCCTGCTTGAAAATATTCGCATGGGGCGGCCCGGCGCCACGGATGAAGAAGTCCTTGAAGCGGCGAAAAAAGCACAGTGCATGGAATTTCTTGAGAAGCTTCCGCAGGGGATTCACTCTATGGCGGGTGACGCCGGCAAAATGCTTTCCGGCGGGCAGCGCCAGCGTATTTCCCTGGCGCGGGCAATCCTGAAGAATGCCCCTATTGTAGTGCTTGACGAGGCGACCGCATACGCTGACCCGGAGAACGAGGAAAAAATGGAGGCTGCGATTGCGGAGCTTGTAAAGGGCAAGACCTTATTTGTAATCGCCCACAGACTTCCTGCAATTAGGGACGCCGGTCAGATTTGCGTCATAGAACATGGCAGGCTGGCGGCAGCAGGCACCCATGAAGAACTGCTTGAGCGCTGCGAAGAATACCAGAAGCTGTGGAAAGCGTCCCAGAGAAGCGCCGGGTGGAAAGTAACAACTGCAAACCCCGCAAGGGGATACCATGATGTCGTGAACAGCGCGACAAACAAAGGGGAGGAGGGAAAATAA
- a CDS encoding ABC transporter ATP-binding protein yields MITFEKFSFRYEEKDEFTLQDISLTVQTGEFVLLTGRSGCGKTTLIRCLNGLIPHFYPGESKGDILLDGQSLLERKPSDLAGKVGTVFQDPRSQFFMTDTTRELAFGCENMGYSREETIDRIAKAALDLKLADYLNRSIFDLSSGEKQQIAIGSVYALLPKVYIFDEPSANLDYAATKRLAEIMKSLKEDGYTIIVVEHRFYYLRELLDRAFLIQDGKLTRTFTKDEFCSLPDETRIRYGLRTVWPERDAGRYQKKAAPREGSCTLKVRNLSFAYKKGPDVLRNISFEAHRGDVIGILGHNGAGKTTLLSIMTGLLKEKTGSICYNEKKLSPRQRRSLSYLVMQDTDYQLFASSVEEELSLGMENDCSGKVAETLEALELIEYRECHPASLSGGQKQRVTIGAAIVRDSPVIYFDEPTSGLDYDSMVRVSRLIEQLADAGVIVFVVSHDFEFITRTCSEVLRLDGQDSVSSQVLTSPEILRSLSKQYVEDWRL; encoded by the coding sequence ATGATTACATTTGAAAAGTTCTCTTTCCGATACGAAGAAAAGGACGAATTTACATTACAGGATATTAGCCTGACGGTACAGACAGGGGAATTCGTTTTATTGACAGGCAGGAGCGGATGCGGGAAAACTACCCTGATTCGCTGCCTGAACGGACTGATTCCGCATTTTTATCCCGGAGAGTCAAAGGGAGATATTCTGCTGGACGGACAATCTTTACTGGAACGGAAGCCCTCTGATTTAGCCGGTAAGGTGGGAACCGTATTCCAGGACCCGCGCTCGCAGTTTTTTATGACAGATACGACGCGGGAGCTTGCCTTTGGATGCGAGAATATGGGCTATTCCCGTGAAGAAACGATTGACCGTATCGCAAAGGCGGCGTTGGATTTAAAGCTGGCTGATTATTTGAACCGGAGTATTTTTGATTTGTCCAGCGGGGAAAAACAACAGATTGCCATTGGCTCTGTGTATGCCCTTTTGCCGAAGGTTTATATTTTTGATGAACCGTCCGCAAATCTGGATTATGCCGCCACAAAGCGGCTGGCGGAAATTATGAAAAGCCTGAAGGAGGATGGATACACCATTATCGTTGTAGAACACCGTTTTTATTATCTGCGGGAGCTGCTTGACCGGGCTTTTTTAATCCAGGATGGCAAACTGACGAGAACTTTTACAAAGGATGAATTCTGCTCACTGCCGGATGAAACCCGTATCCGGTATGGACTGCGTACCGTGTGGCCGGAGCGGGATGCCGGGCGGTATCAGAAAAAGGCTGCGCCGCGTGAGGGCAGCTGCACATTGAAAGTAAGGAACCTCTCTTTTGCATATAAGAAAGGACCGGATGTTTTAAGAAACATCAGTTTTGAAGCCCACCGGGGTGATGTGATCGGTATACTGGGGCATAACGGAGCCGGGAAAACCACCCTGCTCTCAATTATGACAGGGCTTCTGAAAGAGAAAACCGGAAGTATCTGTTATAACGAAAAAAAGCTGTCCCCGCGCCAGAGAAGAAGTCTGTCTTATCTTGTCATGCAGGATACTGATTATCAGCTCTTTGCCAGCAGCGTGGAGGAAGAATTGTCATTGGGAATGGAAAATGACTGCTCCGGGAAAGTTGCGGAGACTTTGGAAGCGCTGGAGCTTATCGAATACCGGGAGTGTCATCCGGCGTCCTTATCGGGAGGTCAGAAACAGCGGGTGACGATAGGTGCCGCCATTGTCAGGGACAGCCCGGTCATTTATTTTGACGAACCCACCAGCGGTCTTGATTACGATTCTATGGTGAGGGTAAGCCGTCTGATTGAGCAGCTTGCAGATGCCGGTGTGATTGTTTTCGTTGTGTCGCATGATTTTGAATTTATTACCCGCACCTGCTCGGAGGTATTGCGGCTTGACGGACAGGATTCGGTCAGCAGTCAGGTACTGACCTCCCCAGAAATTTTGCGGTCGCTTTCAAAACAATATGTTGAAGACTGGAGGCTTTGA
- a CDS encoding energy-coupling factor transporter transmembrane component T family protein, with protein MEENIKKMITKRQFRHTAALDPRCKAALLILIGCVSYFLNGEICSLVLVAAFALFIAVGNGAKWAAKMLVFYIVIAWLNALLRYVSIPVLSVIMSVFGVTILKLVPIAMMGIWILRTTHMDDLMAALQRMRLPQAVTIPLVVMFRYIPTLRIEYRMIRNTMDIRGISDTAWKQITHPLSTIEYILIPLLMRCLKVTDELAASGTTRGLELEERRYALNPVRFSWKEYMVTALGIAFLAGLLFLDYTSIGEIIIWRV; from the coding sequence ATGGAAGAAAACATAAAGAAAATGATTACAAAAAGACAATTCAGGCACACAGCCGCTTTAGACCCGCGGTGCAAGGCGGCGTTACTGATTCTGATCGGATGTGTCAGCTACTTTCTGAATGGAGAAATCTGCAGCCTGGTGCTTGTTGCCGCCTTTGCGCTGTTTATTGCTGTCGGCAACGGAGCAAAATGGGCGGCAAAGATGCTGGTATTTTATATTGTCATAGCCTGGCTCAATGCTTTACTGCGCTATGTTTCTATTCCGGTGCTCAGCGTGATTATGAGTGTGTTCGGCGTGACAATTCTGAAGCTGGTTCCCATTGCTATGATGGGAATATGGATTCTGCGCACGACCCACATGGACGACCTTATGGCAGCGCTGCAAAGAATGCGGCTGCCGCAGGCTGTCACTATTCCGCTGGTTGTCATGTTCCGTTACATCCCGACGCTGCGCATCGAGTACCGTATGATCCGCAATACAATGGATATTCGCGGAATCAGCGATACGGCATGGAAGCAGATTACACATCCGCTCTCTACGATTGAGTATATTCTGATTCCCCTGCTCATGCGGTGTCTGAAAGTGACGGACGAGCTGGCGGCATCCGGTACGACCCGCGGTCTGGAGCTGGAAGAGCGAAGATATGCGTTAAATCCGGTCCGCTTTTCGTGGAAGGAGTACATGGTTACTGCTCTGGGGATTGCTTTTCTGGCGGGACTTTTATTCCTTGACTATACCTCTATCGGGGAAATCATTATATGGAGGGTATAG
- a CDS encoding MptD family putative ECF transporter S component: MNKKLNAKDFILIGVLTALMWIICMIISTVMSIAGPVTNVFYPAVTAIPEGIVMMLLLAKVPKKGVFTICGTIQGILFLLVGGFWLIPVALITGGLICDFLIMGRKEITMKSMMIAYTIFRGIFAFGAIVGPMRFLQDAFVGAMEKNNIAQEYIDGMIQITSGFMPVVIVAAGLLGGLLGGYIGQRALKKHFIRAGLVSVK, encoded by the coding sequence ATGAACAAAAAATTAAATGCGAAGGACTTTATTCTGATTGGCGTTCTGACTGCTCTCATGTGGATCATCTGCATGATCATCAGTACCGTAATGAGCATTGCCGGTCCTGTTACCAATGTTTTCTATCCTGCCGTCACCGCGATCCCTGAGGGAATTGTTATGATGCTGCTGCTGGCAAAGGTGCCGAAGAAGGGCGTGTTCACCATCTGCGGCACGATTCAGGGAATCCTGTTTCTGCTGGTCGGCGGATTCTGGCTTATCCCGGTCGCGCTGATTACAGGCGGGCTGATTTGTGACTTTCTGATTATGGGCAGGAAGGAAATCACAATGAAGTCCATGATGATTGCCTACACAATTTTCCGCGGCATCTTTGCTTTTGGGGCGATTGTAGGACCTATGAGATTCCTGCAGGATGCTTTTGTAGGGGCGATGGAAAAGAACAACATTGCGCAGGAATACATAGATGGCATGATTCAGATTACTTCCGGCTTTATGCCTGTCGTGATTGTAGCCGCAGGTCTGCTCGGCGGTCTGCTGGGCGGTTACATTGGACAGAGGGCATTGAAGAAGCACTTTATCAGGGCCGGGCTTGTATCCGTAAAGTGA
- a CDS encoding helix-turn-helix domain-containing protein, whose amino-acid sequence MTNQYMNKLYCNLLSASPQTVTIDIPADMGTGQISQVVTKQGAVVSDWRMNYFSDVNVQGVSSEEYIQMLFCFRDGVTWNIADNRKSAGIQKGESCIYRGHGKMEYLCYSKKSDFLFKNVKIPLSWFDKILNDYFEAGEIAVYQKKLLDGISKIRITPYMEHIFAELKDFTQYRGGLGYLFLESKVSELLAVYLSEVLELRILAPDYIAISRSDRDSITEAKRIIDSQLALAPGCEELARQVNISTSKLTKGFSALFGTSVHAYIIDQRLEKAAGLLLEGNLNVSQVAMLVGYSKASNFAAAFKRKYGINPKNYKAETAIR is encoded by the coding sequence ATGACAAATCAATATATGAATAAGCTTTACTGCAATTTGCTCTCTGCTTCACCGCAGACGGTTACCATAGATATTCCGGCGGACATGGGAACCGGTCAGATTTCGCAGGTCGTTACGAAACAGGGAGCAGTAGTTTCAGACTGGCGAATGAATTATTTTTCAGATGTGAACGTGCAGGGAGTGAGCAGTGAAGAATATATCCAGATGCTGTTCTGCTTCCGGGACGGCGTTACCTGGAACATTGCGGACAACCGGAAGAGCGCAGGCATACAAAAAGGAGAATCCTGTATTTACCGCGGTCACGGGAAAATGGAATATCTGTGCTATTCGAAAAAGAGCGATTTCCTTTTCAAAAATGTAAAAATACCGCTGTCCTGGTTCGATAAGATTCTGAATGACTACTTTGAGGCCGGAGAGATTGCGGTTTATCAGAAAAAATTACTGGATGGCATATCAAAGATACGCATTACTCCCTATATGGAGCATATTTTTGCAGAACTGAAAGATTTCACGCAATACCGCGGTGGTCTGGGATACCTGTTTCTGGAGAGCAAGGTCTCTGAACTGCTGGCGGTGTATTTGAGCGAGGTCCTGGAGCTTCGTATTCTTGCGCCGGATTACATTGCAATTTCCAGAAGCGACCGGGATTCCATCACAGAGGCAAAGAGAATCATCGACAGCCAGCTTGCACTGGCTCCGGGCTGCGAGGAGCTGGCGCGGCAGGTCAATATCAGCACTTCTAAACTGACAAAGGGCTTTTCCGCCCTGTTCGGAACATCGGTTCACGCGTATATCATCGACCAGCGGCTGGAAAAGGCGGCAGGTCTGCTGCTGGAGGGCAATCTGAATGTCAGCCAGGTGGCTATGCTGGTGGGATATTCAAAAGCGAGTAATTTTGCGGCGGCATTCAAAAGAAAATACGGAATAAATCCGAAAAATTATAAAGCAGAGACGGCAATCCGGTAA
- a CDS encoding acyl-CoA dehydratase activase, producing the protein MNKTYYVCKYTPIELLTALGAECANMNEMPQGFELADQIAHPNLCGFGKALLEAVMQGKVKELVLVNCCDTIRSVCDVLESSGRLDFLYMIDMLHSDSECSRERTVRQLKALAKAYGEYRGTSFQAERFRRAFRPQQKERRPHISVLGARMGTELFEMTQKAMPFPVENDSCVYNRSAGSGTPPETEDFDALMEWYAGELLHQLPCMRMMDSTGRKQLYQDPDLRGIIYHTVKFCDFYSFEYAEIKNHAAVPILKIESDYTIQSSGQLSTRLEAFAESLAPDLKKGKEKTMGKGYVAGIDSGSTSTDVVILDKNRKIVTGIILPTGAGAAIGAERALEEALKSAGLVREDIDALVTTGYGRTAIQDGDKSITEITCHARGAHYLDPSVRTVIDIGGQDSKVIRVDENGAVVNFVMNDKCAAGTGRFLEMMARTLEMSLEELSLKGLDYREDITISSMCTVFAESEVVSLIAQNKATDDIVHGLNKAVAVKTAALAKRVGGEAPYMMTGGVSKNRGLVKTLEEKLGAALLINDKAQLCGALGAALFAADLMG; encoded by the coding sequence ATGAACAAGACATATTATGTCTGTAAATATACGCCCATAGAATTGCTGACGGCGCTCGGCGCGGAGTGCGCCAATATGAATGAAATGCCGCAGGGCTTTGAACTGGCGGACCAGATTGCCCATCCAAACCTCTGCGGATTCGGAAAGGCGCTGCTGGAGGCGGTTATGCAGGGAAAGGTAAAGGAACTCGTCCTGGTCAACTGCTGCGATACCATACGCAGTGTCTGTGATGTGCTGGAGAGCAGCGGCAGGCTGGATTTCCTTTATATGATAGATATGCTTCATTCTGACAGCGAATGCAGCAGGGAGCGGACGGTGCGGCAGCTGAAGGCGCTGGCGAAGGCTTATGGGGAATATCGCGGCACGTCCTTTCAGGCGGAAAGGTTCCGCCGCGCGTTCCGGCCGCAGCAGAAGGAGAGGAGACCCCACATCAGCGTGCTGGGGGCTCGCATGGGAACGGAGCTTTTTGAAATGACGCAGAAAGCCATGCCGTTTCCGGTGGAAAATGATTCCTGCGTTTATAACCGCTCTGCCGGAAGCGGGACGCCGCCGGAGACGGAGGATTTCGACGCGCTCATGGAGTGGTATGCAGGAGAGCTCCTTCATCAGCTTCCCTGTATGCGCATGATGGACAGCACGGGACGAAAGCAGCTTTACCAGGACCCCGACCTGCGGGGAATCATTTATCATACAGTAAAATTCTGCGATTTTTACAGCTTTGAATACGCGGAGATAAAAAATCATGCCGCAGTACCAATCTTAAAAATCGAATCGGATTATACAATTCAGAGCAGCGGCCAGCTTTCCACCCGATTGGAAGCATTCGCGGAAAGCCTGGCTCCGGATCTGAAGAAAGGAAAAGAAAAGACGATGGGAAAAGGATATGTGGCGGGAATTGACAGCGGCTCTACCAGTACCGACGTTGTCATTCTGGATAAAAACAGGAAAATTGTAACAGGAATCATTCTGCCGACGGGCGCAGGCGCGGCGATCGGCGCGGAGCGGGCGCTGGAGGAGGCGCTGAAGAGCGCGGGTCTTGTCCGGGAGGATATAGACGCCCTGGTGACGACGGGTTACGGGAGAACGGCGATTCAGGACGGCGATAAGAGCATCACGGAAATCACCTGCCATGCCCGCGGAGCGCATTATCTCGACCCGTCTGTGCGCACGGTAATCGATATCGGCGGACAGGACAGCAAGGTCATCCGGGTCGATGAAAACGGCGCCGTGGTGAATTTCGTCATGAACGACAAGTGCGCCGCGGGAACAGGGCGCTTTCTGGAAATGATGGCGCGGACCCTGGAAATGAGCCTGGAGGAGCTGAGTCTTAAAGGACTTGATTACAGGGAGGACATCACGATCTCCAGCATGTGTACCGTTTTTGCGGAATCAGAGGTTGTGTCCCTGATCGCGCAGAATAAAGCTACGGACGATATCGTACACGGTCTGAACAAGGCGGTTGCTGTTAAGACTGCGGCTCTTGCAAAGCGCGTGGGAGGAGAGGCTCCCTATATGATGACGGGAGGCGTCTCCAAAAACCGGGGGCTCGTCAAAACGCTGGAGGAAAAGCTGGGGGCTGCGCTGCTCATCAATGACAAGGCACAGCTGTGCGGTGCTCTGGGAGCCGCGCTGTTCGCGGCGGATCTGATGGGATGA